CGGCTTGAATGAGGAAAGATAGTAAGCAGGATACAGTCCCGAAAGCAATCCTATTGCTATAGTCAGCAGAATGATTGCCGGAAAAGTATACCAGTGACTCAGGTACCCGATTGACAGAGTCTTTCCGGTGAAATTATTGAAAACCGGAATAGCAAGTTCTATCAGGGTAAACGATAAAAGGACTGCGACAATCGTAATGAAAAACGATTCGGTAAGGAATTGCCTTACAAGCAAGGACTGTGTTGACCCCAATACTTTCTTAACACCCACTTCCTTGGTTCGTGATGAATAGCGTGCCGTAGACAGGTTCATGAAATTAATGCAGGCAATGAACAACAGGAACACGGCCACAATTGAGAAGAAGTAAATGTATATCCGGTCTGTGTACTGCCCGTAGCCAAGCATGTATTCTGCGTTAAAGTGAATTTCCTTCAAGGGCTCAAGAAAATACCTCGATTCATTGCCCATCGCTTTGAATTCACTGTAATTGTTGACTTTAATCGGAATCAGCATTTTTATCTGTGGCATCACATATTTATCCATCAATGCCTCAAATTTCGGCTCAAGGGCCTTGTATGAATACCCCGGCTTTAGCATAACATAGGTTTCAAGCATTTGTGAAAGCCAGAACTGACTTCGGCTCAGATCAAGGGAATTAAAAGAAGCCAGGTAATCAAACCGGAAGTGGGTATTATCCGGCATTTTCTGGGTCAATCCTGTAACCTGATAAACCTGGTTGTTATTCAGCACTAAGTTTTTGCCGACAACATCCAGTGTTCCGAAAAGCCGCATGGCCGTTTCAGGAGTGATAATCACAGAGTACGGATTTTCAAGTGCAGTTACGGGATTTCCTTTTTGAAGGGGGAAATTGAATAGTTGAAGAAAATTGGCGTCCGTATAGAAAAAATGCTTTTCATGATAAGTGACATTATTTACAGTTACCTTCTGGTCCTGTGCATAATAATATCGTGTGGCATCCTCAATTTCGGAATACTCTTCCTTGAATACTTTTGCCTGTGGAGGCGCCGTAATGGCCGCGGATATTTCCTTTCCCTCCATTTTTGCATACATGTCGATCCTGTAAATCCTGTCGGCATTGGGATGAAATTTTTCATAGCTGAGTTCATACCTTACATAGAGCAGAATGATCACGCTGCCGGCTATACCCAGTGTAAGCCCAAGCACATTCAGAATCAAAAAAGCCTTGTCGCGAATGATGTTTCTTATGGCTATCAGAAAGAAATTCCTGAACATAGAGAATAATTAAATGGTTATGGAGAGGATCATGCCAAGGATATGCCATTTTTATAACATACACATTATAAATGGCATACCTGTAAATGTTCGAACGAGTTGTGTGCAAAAATTTCACACTACTTCGCAAGAATTGCACGAATTTCGATAGCTTTGTGTATATGAAGAAGAAAGGTAAAATACTGATAATCGACGATAATGAAGAAATCCTGGTGGCGCTCAGGCTGCAATTATCCGGTTATTTTGAAAAGGTAGTCACTGAAAAAAAGCCGGATGTCATTCCGACTCTTATGAACAGGGAAAACTTTGATGTGATCATCCTGGATATGAATTTTAAAGCGGGCATCAATACCGGTAATGAAGGAATATACTGGATGAACCGGATCCTGGCTGCCGATCCTGCTGTTTCTGTTATCTTTATTACTGCCTACGCCGGCATCGAGTTGGCCGTTAAGGCCATCCAGCAGGGTGCTGTTGATTTTATCGAAAAGCCGTGGGACGACGATAAAATGCTTGCTTCTGTGCTAAAAGCCTGGGAATTGCGTAAATCAAAGCAGGAAATCACCAGTCTGAGAGAAAAACAACAACATCTCAGTGAAAAACTGAACGACCAGTACGATTCCCTGAGGGGAAATTCTCCGGCCATGGAGAAAATTTACCGGACAATTGAAAAAGTCGCCGGCACTGACGCGAACATTCTGATCCTGGGAGAAAATGGCACAGGCAAGGAAATCCTTGCCCGGGAGATTCACCGGTTATCGGCCCGGTCAAAAGAGGTTTTTATCGGTGTAGATATGGGATCCCTGGCAGAAACCTTGTTTGAAAGCGAGCTTTTCGGGCATATAAAAGGCGCTTTTACTGACGCGCGGGATGACAGGCCCGGACGGTTCGAGATTGCCACAGGAGGTACGCTTTTCCTGGATGAAATTGGCAACCTGCCATTACCTATGCAGTCGAAACTGCTGGCTGTATTGCAGAACAGGGAGGTAACCCGCATTGGTTCAAACAAACCGGTTTCGGTGGATATCCGGTTGATTTCAGCTACCAATAAAAAGCTTTTCGAATTGTCGGCGCAGGGAATGTTCAGGGAGGACCTGCTCTACCGGATCAATACGATCATGCTTGAAATTCCGCCGCTTCGTGAACGGAAAGAGGATATCCCACTCTTTGTGGATTACTTTCTTAAAAAATACACGCTCAAATACGGGAAGCCAGGCTTCAATATTGAAAAGCAAGCTATGGAAAAGCTTATCCAGTACAACTGGCCGGGAAATATAAGAGAGTTGCAGCATATGACTGAAAAGGCGGTAATACTCGGGGAGGGCGGTAAGCTGCATACCGAAGATTTCTTTTTTGGTGCGAATTCGCGCAACCGCAGTTCACTAAGTGAAATCCTGAATCTTGAAGAGCTTGAGAATGAAGCCATCCGCCGGGCTCTCGAAAAGCACAACGGAAACATAACAAGGGCAGTCGCCGAACTGGGAATTTCACGCAGGGCGCTTTATTATAAAATGGGAAAGAATGATTCTTAAAAGGTTCCTTTTACATGTTGTCTTGCTTGTGGTGATGATTGCACTGGCAGGATTGCTTGTTGTATGGTCGTTCACTCTCGAAAACCTTTTCATAGCCCGGATCACATTTATCGCTCTTTGGCTTGTGCTGATCGTGTGGCTCATTTACTACATTACCAAAACAAACCGGACTCTCAAAGTTTTTATGGATTCCCTGCGATACCTTGATTCAGTAAGAGTTCAGAAAGGGAAGGGAAGGCTTTTCGAAGAACTGGATAAGCTTTATAACGAAGTCCTTGGCATTATCCGTAAAGTGGAAACCGAAAAGGAGACGGAAAGGCAATATTTTAAAAGCATCATCGATCATACAGGCACCGGTTTGCTGATCTTCGACGAATCAGGTAAAGTGGAAACAGTGAACAGTGCGTTTCTTAAGCTTCTTGGGATTCAAAAGCCTGAACACATCAGTGCACTGACTGCAGTGTCGGCACAGATGCCTGAAATACTCAATTCATTGAAACCAGGTAAACCGAAGCTTTTGCGCGTTCAGATCAATGTACAGCCTGTCGGTCTGTGGATCCGCATGGCAGAGATCAGGATTTCAGGGAAAAAGCTGAAACTTGCCTCCATACAGAATATTCAGCCTGAGCTTGAAGACGAAGAAACAGATGCCTGGCAAAAACTCATCCGGGTTCTTACCCACGAAATCATGAACTCGGTGACCCCCGTAAATTCACTCACCAATACAATCATAAAGTTTTTTGAACGCAGCGGGAAACCGTTAAAGGTTGAAGAACTCGATGATACTGTTATTGAAAATGCGCTGGAAGCGCTTCATTCGATTGAAAAGCGCAACCGGGGACTTATTGGCTTTGTGCAATCATACAGGAGTCTGACCCGTGTCCAGAAGCCGTCGTTCACCGTTGTAAATGTGGATGAGTTATTACTCAGGGTGACAGCCCTAATAAAACATGAGCTTGAAATCCGCAGGATACACCTGGTTATTGATGTGGAAAAGAAATCATTAATGCTGAATGCCGATGAAAAACTGGTTGAACAGGTGTTGCTGAACCTGATCAACAATGCCATGTATGCCTTGCGTGAAACTATCGATCCGTCAATAAGCATCCGCGCATCCAAACAACACGATGAGATCCTGGTCGAAATCAGGGATAACGGCGAAGGGATTTCCCCTGAGGTATTGGGAAATATTTTCGTACCCTTCTTCACCACAAAGCCTGAGGGATCGGGAATAGGCCTTAGTTTGAGCCGCCAGATCATGAAAGCTCATGGCGGGGGAATAACAGTCCGTTCTGATTCTGTTGAAACTGCTTTTACGTTAAGGTTTCCTGATTACTGATTTACAATGTGGCTGTAATTACATAGTAAACCAGGGCAGCCAGAAGTGCTCCCAGGATAGGCCCGATGATCGGTACCCATGCATAGTTCAGGTCAAAACCGGCCTTGGGTTTAATGGGAAGCAGGGCATGCACGATTCTGGGCCCGAGATCACGGGCAGGATTGATTGCATAACCGGTCGGACCGCCCATGGACAAACCCAGGCCGAGCACAACAAGTGCAACGGGCAAAGCGTTGAGTGCACCGAGTCCGACATCAGGCGCTGCCATATACAATACGGCAAGGGTAAGCACAAAGGTTCCGGTTGCCTCGGTGATCATGTTGTTAAAATAACTCCGGATGGAAGGGGAAGTGCAAAAAATACTTTTAAGCACGGCAGCATCGGGAGTTGCCTTGAAATGGTTATGGTAAGCAAAATAAACAATAAGTGAACCCATCATGGCTCCCAACAACTGGGCGGTTATATAAGGTAATATCTGAGATGTTTCGAATTTTCCGACAGCTGCCAGTGCCAGTGTAATGGCAGGATTCAGATGCGCTCCGCTGTATTTGGCCGAAATCAGTACTCCTGTATAAACCCCGATAGCCCACCCAAAGGTGATGACTATCCATCCGCTGCTATTACCGTTTGTTTTATTAAGGGTCACATTGGCTACCACACCGGATCCGAAAATCAGGATAATTGCCGTTCCGATAAATTCTGCTATAAAAGGGGACATCTGAAGAAGTTTAGAAGTTTAGAAGTTTAGTCTGTTGTTATGTAAATCCGTCATTGCGAGGAGCGTAAATCATAATTGTTAAAGCAGGATGTAAACGCGACGAAGCAATCTGCCCGCACCGGAAGGGCGAAACCAAGACAGCCTTTCTGAATGGCTCTTTGCATGGTCCTGCCGGTTTTGGCAGATTGCTTCTGACCGTAGGAACCGGTCATCGCAATGACGTGCTTTTGGTTTCGCCTCACTTCCCATCCGCCCACGCCTTCGCCGCTGCAACTGCCTTATTCCAGCCATGAGTCAGTTCCTGAACATGTTTCTTATCCATTGCAGGCATGAACTTTCGTTCCGGTTTCCACTGGTGTTCAAGATCATTGATTCCATTCCAGAAACCGGTGGCCAGACCAGCGAGATAAGCCGCACCCAGTGCTGTTGTCTCCGTAATCTCAGGCCTTATAACAGTGGTGCCGATCAGATCGCTCTGGAATTGCATCAGAAAATCATTTACAGTGGCACCGCCGTCAACACGCAATTCCCTGATGGTTATGCCTGAATCGGCTTCCATAGCCTGCAATACTTCCAGGGTTTGATAGGCAATGCTTTCAATTGCCGCACGGGCTATATGACTTGTATTGCTTCCCCTTGTCAGTCCCACCAACGTACCCCTGGCATGCTGATTCCAATG
The window above is part of the Bacteroidales bacterium genome. Proteins encoded here:
- a CDS encoding ABC transporter permease, whose product is MFRNFFLIAIRNIIRDKAFLILNVLGLTLGIAGSVIILLYVRYELSYEKFHPNADRIYRIDMYAKMEGKEISAAITAPPQAKVFKEEYSEIEDATRYYYAQDQKVTVNNVTYHEKHFFYTDANFLQLFNFPLQKGNPVTALENPYSVIITPETAMRLFGTLDVVGKNLVLNNNQVYQVTGLTQKMPDNTHFRFDYLASFNSLDLSRSQFWLSQMLETYVMLKPGYSYKALEPKFEALMDKYVMPQIKMLIPIKVNNYSEFKAMGNESRYFLEPLKEIHFNAEYMLGYGQYTDRIYIYFFSIVAVFLLFIACINFMNLSTARYSSRTKEVGVKKVLGSTQSLLVRQFLTESFFITIVAVLLSFTLIELAIPVFNNFTGKTLSIGYLSHWYTFPAIILLTIAIGLLSGLYPAYYLSSFKPVEIMKSRFNNKTGNIKLRSALVIAQFVITIMLISGTLVVSSQLKFIRNKNLGFDKNNVLIVRNTGDLGESSESFRQEILKIKGVEKASRSWTFPGDAYNGSTYQIQGDSLDKMYHFEIIQGDYDFIPTLGMQVVKGRNFSRDYATDVSAVLINERAVKFLGLKDPVGARLTTPNDRGGMDVLEIIGIFRDVYYKSLHEKIEPTMISLNTNATNGYTIIRLNGEDIEGTIKRIERKWNEFLPEQAFDYTFIDKNFETLYKSEMRAGSLFMTFAGLAVFIACLGLLGLSAFTAAKRTKEIGIRKVNGASVTLILGLLTREIVLLISISSLIAWPACYLIMQKWLEQFAYRTHINPLIFPVSTGIALLIAIAVVVQQSMRAARINPVEALKYE
- a CDS encoding ATP-binding protein, with the protein product MILKRFLLHVVLLVVMIALAGLLVVWSFTLENLFIARITFIALWLVLIVWLIYYITKTNRTLKVFMDSLRYLDSVRVQKGKGRLFEELDKLYNEVLGIIRKVETEKETERQYFKSIIDHTGTGLLIFDESGKVETVNSAFLKLLGIQKPEHISALTAVSAQMPEILNSLKPGKPKLLRVQINVQPVGLWIRMAEIRISGKKLKLASIQNIQPELEDEETDAWQKLIRVLTHEIMNSVTPVNSLTNTIIKFFERSGKPLKVEELDDTVIENALEALHSIEKRNRGLIGFVQSYRSLTRVQKPSFTVVNVDELLLRVTALIKHELEIRRIHLVIDVEKKSLMLNADEKLVEQVLLNLINNAMYALRETIDPSISIRASKQHDEILVEIRDNGEGISPEVLGNIFVPFFTTKPEGSGIGLSLSRQIMKAHGGGITVRSDSVETAFTLRFPDY
- a CDS encoding MIP/aquaporin family protein, giving the protein MSPFIAEFIGTAIILIFGSGVVANVTLNKTNGNSSGWIVITFGWAIGVYTGVLISAKYSGAHLNPAITLALAAVGKFETSQILPYITAQLLGAMMGSLIVYFAYHNHFKATPDAAVLKSIFCTSPSIRSYFNNMITEATGTFVLTLAVLYMAAPDVGLGALNALPVALVVLGLGLSMGGPTGYAINPARDLGPRIVHALLPIKPKAGFDLNYAWVPIIGPILGALLAALVYYVITATL
- a CDS encoding sigma-54 dependent transcriptional regulator; the protein is MKKKGKILIIDDNEEILVALRLQLSGYFEKVVTEKKPDVIPTLMNRENFDVIILDMNFKAGINTGNEGIYWMNRILAADPAVSVIFITAYAGIELAVKAIQQGAVDFIEKPWDDDKMLASVLKAWELRKSKQEITSLREKQQHLSEKLNDQYDSLRGNSPAMEKIYRTIEKVAGTDANILILGENGTGKEILAREIHRLSARSKEVFIGVDMGSLAETLFESELFGHIKGAFTDARDDRPGRFEIATGGTLFLDEIGNLPLPMQSKLLAVLQNREVTRIGSNKPVSVDIRLISATNKKLFELSAQGMFREDLLYRINTIMLEIPPLRERKEDIPLFVDYFLKKYTLKYGKPGFNIEKQAMEKLIQYNWPGNIRELQHMTEKAVILGEGGKLHTEDFFFGANSRNRSSLSEILNLEELENEAIRRALEKHNGNITRAVAELGISRRALYYKMGKNDS